The genomic window AAGACCTCGCGCAGGTAATCCCGCTCGTCGGGCCGTCTGCGCTTGCGGCCGAAGATGATGCCTACTTGTCCGCACATGGAGCCGGGTCCTCCTTGCCGCCGAAGTTCTTGGCGAGCTGCCTCGTCCCCTCGAGGACGAAGACCGCGTATTCACGCCGGTGGTCCGCCAGCCACTCGGCCACCTCCGGGTAACCCATCTCGGCGGTCAGCCGGGTCACCTCCGGGTGGTCGAGCATGTTGGTGCGCCCCGAGAGCCGCACCGTCTCCAGGGCTTCGAGGAAACGTTCCGGCCAGGGATCGCTGGCCTTGTCGTCGGGCAGGAACTCGATCAGGCCGTGCCGCGCCAGACGGGTGAGAAACTCGGCGGCCGCAGCGGCGGCTTCCTCCGGCAACGGCTGGGTCGGCCCGCCTTCGATGCCGGAGAGCACCTCGGTCATGTAGTCCCGGGGCGCTCGGCTGGCGGTAAACGGCGTCTGGCCGCGCATCAGCTCGACAACTTCGAGGCAGTCGGCGGCCTGAATGGTTTCCCCGCTGCCGGGGATCGGTTCGCCGTCCAGCGTGGTGGAGCGGATCAGGATCTTCATTGGGCACCTCCTTAAACAGTGAGGCCGGGAACTTGCCCGGCCTCGTTGGTGAGAGTGGTGGTTGTTTCGTCCGGAAGGACGTCCTCCGGTTTAGGCCGTCCGTTCTTGAAGGCGGCGTCGCCGGGCATGTTGGCCATCAGATGCTTGCGGGCGGTCTTGAACTCGTCGCCGATCAGGCCGAGGTGGAGCAGGAAGACCCGGAAGTCGTACTTGGCGCTCTGGGGATCGAAGTCCCGCTTGCGGCTGGAGGC from Desulfocurvus vexinensis DSM 17965 includes these protein-coding regions:
- a CDS encoding DUF5049 domain-containing protein — encoded protein: MKILIRSTTLDGEPIPGSGETIQAADCLEVVELMRGQTPFTASRAPRDYMTEVLSGIEGGPTQPLPEEAAAAAAEFLTRLARHGLIEFLPDDKASDPWPERFLEALETVRLSGRTNMLDHPEVTRLTAEMGYPEVAEWLADHRREYAVFVLEGTRQLAKNFGGKEDPAPCADK